A region of Haloplanus sp. XH21 DNA encodes the following proteins:
- a CDS encoding DUF7502 family protein — protein MPESPSPDEPDATPTRDMARALTEIRREGWKVALIYAVADATLAVLVVNLLTTLLGVPGLPARLSLPGFVLDVLRGAGVTVAEPTVAVGVVLGVAAGLVVLVAEVTWRVRRPLVEQFEAANPALRESLRTARDAIDAGRRSTIALRLYEDVLDDLRAASSVGLLDLRRIAVTVVLVSLVSVATIQVAVVDISIGGTAEPTDTAPGGGTTSEYTGLRNGSSILGDPGDATAGEDDLDTTIDTSGAGSGDGADAGSAAAYDNSGFDDAATVESQRAGFTDPEQLEDAELIREYNLRIREDSENE, from the coding sequence ATGCCCGAGTCACCATCGCCGGACGAGCCGGACGCCACACCGACGCGTGACATGGCGCGCGCGCTCACCGAGATCCGCCGCGAGGGCTGGAAGGTCGCCCTCATCTACGCCGTCGCGGACGCCACGCTCGCCGTCTTGGTGGTGAACCTCCTCACGACCCTGCTCGGCGTGCCCGGACTCCCGGCTCGACTGTCGCTCCCGGGATTCGTCCTCGATGTGCTTCGCGGTGCGGGGGTGACCGTCGCCGAGCCGACCGTCGCGGTCGGCGTCGTCCTCGGTGTCGCCGCCGGTCTCGTCGTCCTCGTCGCCGAAGTGACTTGGCGCGTGCGCCGACCGCTGGTCGAGCAGTTCGAAGCCGCCAACCCCGCGCTGCGAGAGTCGCTCCGGACCGCGCGCGACGCGATCGACGCCGGCCGCCGCTCCACCATCGCGCTCCGCCTCTACGAGGACGTCCTCGACGACCTCCGGGCGGCGTCGAGTGTCGGTCTCCTCGATCTGCGTCGGATCGCCGTGACGGTCGTGCTCGTCTCGCTCGTCAGCGTCGCGACGATCCAGGTCGCCGTCGTCGACATCTCCATCGGCGGGACCGCGGAACCGACGGACACCGCCCCCGGTGGCGGCACGACGTCCGAGTACACGGGGCTGCGGAACGGGTCGTCGATCCTCGGCGATCCGGGAGACGCCACCGCGGGCGAGGACGACCTCGACACCACCATCGACACCAGCGGAGCGGGGAGTGGCGACGGTGCGGACGCCGGCTCGGCGGCAGCCTACGACAACAGCGGGTTCGACGACGCGGCGACCGTCGAGAGCCAGCGGGCGGGCTTCACCGACCCCGAGCAACTGGAGGACGCGGAACTGATCCGCGAGTACAACCTCCGTATCAGAGAGGATTCAGAGAATGAGTGA
- a CDS encoding chromosome partitioning protein: protein MSRIGHSINLALALLVCLSVAGTAGATLYYQESVEELDAENSQLRDRNEQLREDLQSTEQDLQSTRERLRELNESLSTTRSDVSQVSENLEETEGQLESTQQELAATRQELQTAQDRVSDLQTRTQRLEARNDDLQSRVGDLESTNENLREERNDLQNEVEELNSEVSSLEAEVTRLEGVEAENRRLRDALREACTAINGTRPSGCQLV from the coding sequence ATGAGTCGTATTGGTCACTCGATTAACCTCGCGCTCGCCCTCCTCGTCTGCCTGTCCGTCGCCGGGACCGCCGGCGCGACGCTCTACTACCAAGAGTCGGTCGAGGAACTCGACGCCGAGAACAGCCAGCTCCGCGACCGGAACGAACAGCTGCGGGAAGACCTCCAGTCGACCGAGCAGGACCTCCAGTCCACTCGCGAACGGCTCCGCGAACTCAACGAGAGCCTGAGCACCACCCGGAGCGACGTCAGCCAGGTCTCGGAGAACCTCGAAGAGACCGAGGGGCAACTGGAGTCGACGCAACAGGAACTCGCGGCGACCCGGCAGGAACTCCAGACCGCACAGGACCGCGTCTCGGATCTGCAGACCCGCACGCAGCGGCTCGAAGCCAGAAACGACGACCTCCAGTCTCGCGTCGGCGACCTGGAGTCCACGAACGAGAACCTGCGCGAGGAGCGAAACGACCTCCAGAACGAGGTCGAGGAGCTGAACAGCGAGGTCTCCAGTCTGGAAGCGGAGGTGACCCGCCTGGAGGGGGTCGAGGCCGAGAACCGACGGCTCAGAGACGCCTTGCGGGAGGCCTGTACCGCGATCAACGGTACCCGACCATCGGGGTGTCAGCTGGTCTGA
- a CDS encoding VWA domain-containing protein encodes MWGALAVRTALADGTVVGLERPLALVALPVAIGLFVLLVRYRASGTAAPRSRRLLLASRITLATLLVVAAAGPFTVVTTETRGDPSVSLLADRSNSTGVSPAVAEDLASDIESEGVPTTVSTVGQGTNSRIGDGIAANLRENGSIVVVSDGQVTGGQPLSETAEFARSLNATISAVSPAPTRTERYVTLAGPEKTSVGVESRFLVRVAGVQADAPVTVRIAIDGTPVATERLDEGTGSVPVTHTFSDTGTHRITAEIDGDDVYAANDVVRGTVRAVEQPRVLYVSRGDYPLRSYLDQLYDVETTDSVPADLDPYYAVVVQNVAADDLGNVDELQQFVIDGNGLLMAGGPNAFENGGYANSSVASMLPVTLGESTPGSARIVMLIDVSGSAVNGMRVQKGIALDAVSQLSDDNTVGVVGFNHEAYSVVQPAPLSENRATVEDRIRRLQTSGATDIATGLRGAEEMLDGERGTIILISDGGDTESPSAVVANALGRQGVRVITVGAGRAINEDVLRSIARESGGNYFAADETDRLRLLFGGGSRQFEGEGLTVVDPGHFITSGVTLESNPGRRNDVSMRPGADFLVAGPDGTPAVASWRYGLGRVATITTYDESGGLDGLLQQPDSLLVTKSVNYAIGDPERKATGVTDVPDTRVGEPTTVIYRGDTPPSDTDLQFRAVGDGVYRAETTPPTAGFHTVAGATYAANYPAEYAGFGTSPALTDAVRATGGQQFDRGDAAEIAAFARQQATRVRDVRRSWDWALLALALLLFLTEVVVRRLQVYQGRTRTESGLP; translated from the coding sequence ATGTGGGGCGCCCTCGCCGTCCGCACGGCGCTCGCCGACGGCACCGTCGTCGGCCTCGAACGGCCGCTGGCGCTCGTGGCGTTGCCCGTCGCCATCGGGCTGTTCGTCCTGCTCGTTCGCTACCGCGCCTCGGGGACGGCCGCCCCGCGGAGTCGACGCCTGTTGCTCGCCTCGCGGATCACCCTCGCAACCTTGCTCGTCGTCGCGGCCGCCGGTCCCTTCACGGTCGTCACGACGGAGACGCGAGGCGACCCCAGCGTGTCGCTGCTGGCCGACCGATCGAACAGTACGGGCGTGTCGCCGGCCGTCGCGGAAGACCTCGCGAGCGACATCGAGAGCGAGGGCGTGCCGACGACGGTGTCGACCGTCGGCCAGGGGACGAACTCGCGGATCGGCGACGGCATCGCGGCCAACCTCCGCGAGAACGGCTCCATCGTGGTCGTCTCGGACGGCCAGGTCACCGGCGGCCAACCGCTCTCCGAGACGGCGGAGTTCGCGCGCTCGCTCAACGCCACGATCAGTGCCGTCAGCCCCGCCCCGACCCGAACCGAGCGGTACGTCACGCTCGCCGGTCCCGAGAAGACCAGCGTCGGCGTGGAGAGTCGGTTTCTAGTTCGGGTGGCGGGCGTCCAGGCCGACGCCCCGGTGACCGTTCGGATCGCCATCGACGGTACCCCTGTAGCCACCGAGCGACTCGACGAGGGCACCGGGAGCGTCCCCGTGACCCACACGTTCTCCGACACCGGCACGCACCGGATCACCGCCGAAATCGACGGCGACGACGTGTATGCGGCCAACGACGTCGTTCGCGGGACCGTCCGCGCCGTCGAGCAGCCACGCGTGCTCTACGTTTCCCGTGGCGACTACCCGCTCCGATCGTATCTCGACCAGTTGTACGACGTGGAGACGACCGATTCGGTGCCCGCGGATCTCGACCCCTACTACGCCGTCGTCGTCCAGAACGTGGCGGCGGACGACCTGGGCAACGTCGACGAACTCCAGCAGTTCGTCATCGACGGGAACGGCCTGCTGATGGCCGGCGGGCCGAACGCCTTCGAAAACGGCGGCTACGCCAACTCCTCGGTCGCGTCGATGCTCCCCGTCACGCTCGGAGAATCGACGCCGGGCAGCGCACGGATCGTCATGCTGATCGACGTCTCCGGGAGCGCGGTCAACGGCATGCGCGTCCAGAAAGGCATCGCCCTCGACGCCGTCTCACAGCTCTCCGACGACAACACCGTCGGGGTCGTCGGCTTCAACCACGAGGCCTACAGCGTGGTGCAACCGGCACCGCTGTCGGAGAACCGGGCGACCGTCGAGGACCGCATCCGGCGCTTACAGACCAGCGGGGCGACCGACATCGCCACCGGGCTTCGCGGCGCCGAGGAGATGCTCGACGGCGAGCGCGGGACGATCATCCTCATCAGCGACGGGGGCGACACCGAGAGTCCGTCGGCCGTCGTGGCGAACGCTCTCGGCCGACAGGGAGTGCGTGTGATCACCGTCGGCGCCGGACGGGCGATCAACGAGGACGTGTTGCGATCGATCGCTCGGGAGTCCGGTGGCAACTACTTCGCTGCCGACGAGACCGACCGTCTGCGCCTGCTTTTCGGCGGCGGCAGTCGGCAGTTCGAGGGCGAGGGCCTCACCGTCGTCGACCCCGGACATTTCATCACCAGCGGCGTCACGCTGGAGTCGAACCCCGGGCGGCGAAACGACGTGTCGATGCGACCGGGCGCGGACTTCCTCGTCGCCGGGCCGGACGGCACGCCTGCGGTCGCCTCGTGGCGCTACGGCCTCGGCCGAGTGGCGACGATCACGACCTACGACGAGAGCGGGGGGCTCGACGGACTGCTCCAGCAACCGGACTCCCTGCTCGTGACCAAATCCGTCAACTACGCCATCGGCGATCCCGAGCGCAAGGCGACCGGCGTGACCGACGTGCCTGACACGCGGGTCGGGGAGCCGACGACGGTCATCTACCGTGGCGACACGCCGCCAAGCGACACCGACCTCCAGTTCCGCGCCGTCGGTGACGGCGTCTACCGCGCCGAGACGACGCCGCCGACGGCCGGCTTTCACACCGTCGCGGGCGCCACCTACGCCGCGAACTATCCGGCCGAGTACGCGGGGTTCGGTACGTCTCCCGCGCTAACTGACGCCGTGCGAGCCACCGGCGGCCAGCAGTTCGACCGCGGTGACGCGGCCGAGATTGCCGCGTTCGCCCGCCAGCAGGCGACGCGCGTTCGCGACGTGCGACGCTCCTGGGACTGGGCGTTGCTGGCGCTCGCCCTGCTGTTATTCCTGACCGAGGTCGTCGTCCGGCGACTTCAAGTGTATCAGGGGCGTACCCGGACGGAGAGTGGTCTCCCATGA